DNA sequence from the Thermodesulfobacteriota bacterium genome:
AAATCCTAGCGGAAAAACTGAACTACAAATACATCGACACAGGTGCGATGTTCAGAGGGGTTGCATATGCGTATAAGCAGAAAGGGAAAGTGGCTAAAATAGAGGATATTTTGAGGGATCTAGGGCTCAATTTCGAGTTCGAAAAAGAAACGAAAGTTTTTTTTGAAGGGGTGGAACTCAGAGATGAACTTCGGGAACCCGAAATTTCGATGCTCGCATCTAAGCTTTCAAAGAATCCTGCTGTTAGAGAGTACCTAAAAGAATTGCAAAGAGAGGCTGGGAAAAACGGAGGAATAGTAATAGAAGGGAGAGATACGGGAAGTGTGGTCTTTCCAGATGCGGATCTTAAATTTTTTCTCGACGCTAATTTGGAGGAGAGGGCTAGACGGAGGTTCTTGGAATTAAAGAGAAAAAAAGATGATGTAGACTTTGAAACTGTAAAGCTAGAGATAGAAATAAGGGATAAAGAGGATAGCCAGAGGAAAATAGCTCCCCTTGTTATTCCGCCAGGTGCCTTCTATTTGGATACTACGTATATGACGGTAGA
Encoded proteins:
- the cmk gene encoding (d)CMP kinase; amino-acid sequence: MKKLIITIDGPSGAGKSTVAKILAEKLNYKYIDTGAMFRGVAYAYKQKGKVAKIEDILRDLGLNFEFEKETKVFFEGVELRDELREPEISMLASKLSKNPAVREYLKELQREAGKNGGIVIEGRDTGSVVFPDADLKFFLDANLEERARRRFLELKRKKDDVDFETVKLEIEIRDKEDSQRKIAPLVIPPGAFYLDTTYMTVEQVVDELLRRIRIDYGDS